One Fuerstiella marisgermanici DNA window includes the following coding sequences:
- a CDS encoding metal-dependent hydrolase family protein, with protein MKQLPSFPAFFFSVLLLASASLQAQTTDSASQKAAPASVLINNARIFDGNADSLSAPMSVLIEGDKIKAIGASLDSPENANVIDAGGRVLTPGFIDCHTHIMLQVTQMEGLFSDEFAFAYRSIPTAETMLMNGFTSVRDASGNSFSLKAAIDRGLVDGPRIYPSGPMISQTSGHSDFRSDADKSQLIGGGKSTFERYGMAVTADGRTEVMKAVRENLRRGASQIKLAVSGGVTSSHDPLYVQEFTADEIKAAVQTAEDYGTYVLTHAYNPKAIQRAIHAGVKSIEHANLIDEETLRLMKEKDVWLSPQVSIYSYYPPGFDADRKAKMDRAFNGLDTMFRAAKKIGIKKIVFGTDIISSPEQVRGMNHEFTHRTKWFSNAEILQQATGRAGELLALCGKRNPYPAKLGVIEEGAYADILLIDGNPLEDIEVLTEPKKNLALIMKGGKVFKNAIE; from the coding sequence ATGAAACAACTACCTTCGTTCCCGGCATTCTTTTTTTCCGTTTTGCTGCTGGCCTCCGCTTCCCTGCAAGCGCAAACGACGGACTCGGCCAGCCAAAAGGCGGCTCCCGCTTCGGTATTGATCAACAACGCTCGCATCTTTGACGGCAACGCAGACTCGCTGTCGGCACCGATGTCCGTGCTGATCGAAGGCGACAAGATCAAAGCGATCGGCGCTTCATTGGATTCCCCTGAAAACGCCAATGTGATCGACGCGGGCGGGCGAGTTCTGACGCCTGGATTCATCGACTGCCACACGCACATCATGTTGCAGGTGACTCAGATGGAAGGCCTGTTCAGCGATGAGTTCGCATTTGCGTACCGTTCGATCCCGACGGCCGAAACAATGTTGATGAACGGGTTCACGTCGGTCCGCGACGCTTCGGGAAACTCGTTCTCGCTCAAGGCGGCGATTGATCGCGGGCTCGTCGACGGTCCTCGAATCTATCCCTCGGGACCAATGATCAGCCAAACATCGGGACACTCGGACTTTCGTTCGGATGCCGACAAGAGTCAGCTAATTGGTGGCGGCAAGAGCACGTTTGAGCGATACGGAATGGCGGTGACCGCCGACGGCCGAACGGAAGTTATGAAAGCCGTTCGCGAAAACCTTCGGCGCGGCGCATCGCAAATTAAACTGGCGGTCAGCGGCGGAGTCACTTCTTCGCACGATCCGCTTTACGTGCAGGAATTCACGGCTGACGAAATCAAAGCGGCCGTGCAGACGGCGGAAGATTACGGCACCTACGTGCTGACTCACGCTTACAATCCCAAGGCGATCCAACGGGCCATCCATGCCGGAGTGAAATCTATCGAGCACGCGAATCTCATCGACGAAGAGACGCTGCGATTGATGAAAGAGAAAGATGTGTGGCTTTCTCCGCAGGTATCCATTTACAGTTACTATCCGCCCGGTTTTGATGCGGATCGCAAGGCGAAAATGGATAGAGCGTTCAACGGGCTCGATACGATGTTCCGTGCCGCAAAGAAGATCGGTATCAAGAAGATCGTCTTCGGAACCGACATCATTTCTTCGCCCGAGCAAGTGCGTGGCATGAACCACGAATTCACTCACCGAACAAAATGGTTCAGCAACGCCGAGATCCTGCAACAGGCGACCGGACGAGCTGGCGAATTGCTGGCCCTGTGCGGGAAACGCAATCCGTATCCGGCAAAGCTAGGAGTGATTGAAGAAGGGGCTTACGCCGACATCCTGCTGATCGACGGCAACCCGCTGGAGGACATCGAAGTGCTGACCGAGCCAAAAAAGAATCTCGCGTTGATCATGAAAGGCGGAAAGGTGTTCAAGAACGCGATCGAGTAA
- a CDS encoding DUF1269 domain-containing protein, translated as MATLTVLKFDDSDGATQALEKLEELQKQSLIKVVDAATVSWPQGAKKPKTKQALDMTTIGALDGTFWGLLFGMIFFMPIMGALIGAAAGAIGGAFTDFGIDDRFINDVKGKVTEGTSALFLMSTDAVEDRVTEAFSSMNVEVLATNLSVEAEQKLKSAFQH; from the coding sequence ATGGCGACACTCACTGTATTGAAATTTGACGACTCAGACGGAGCCACGCAGGCACTGGAAAAACTTGAAGAGTTGCAGAAGCAATCGTTAATTAAAGTCGTCGATGCGGCGACCGTTTCGTGGCCGCAGGGCGCGAAAAAACCCAAAACCAAGCAGGCGTTGGACATGACCACGATTGGTGCGCTTGATGGTACGTTTTGGGGACTGTTGTTCGGGATGATATTTTTCATGCCGATCATGGGTGCCTTAATCGGAGCCGCCGCTGGCGCGATTGGCGGCGCGTTCACTGACTTTGGGATCGATGATCGGTTTATCAATGACGTGAAGGGTAAAGTGACCGAAGGGACCTCGGCTCTGTTTCTGATGTCCACCGATGCCGTTGAGGACCGTGTGACCGAAGCGTTTTCGTCGATGAATGTTGAAGTTCTCGCGACCAACCTGTCGGTCGAAGCGGAACAAAAGCTTAAATCAGCGTTCCAGCACTAA
- a CDS encoding STAS/SEC14 domain-containing protein: MFHIEEVESDKYIEVRLTGKLTKEAYDEFVPLAEEQIKERGKVRMLVVMHDFHGWDMAAVWEDTKFGFRHFRDIERLAIVGESQWEKWMTLVCRPFTMAKIKYFDASEVDAARAWMEQDHIPLSHQWIESKRILVLQPSDPLTSSDFEQVAQEVDPIIESGGPLGGLMVEAKSFPGWANLSSMFSHFRFIKNHHHDIKRVALVTDDSVLSHLPSLADHFVAAELKHFDHADKATAMDWLAEAEQAT, translated from the coding sequence ATGTTTCACATCGAAGAAGTGGAATCCGACAAGTACATCGAAGTCCGTTTGACCGGCAAGTTGACCAAGGAGGCATACGATGAATTTGTCCCTTTGGCGGAAGAGCAGATCAAGGAGCGTGGCAAGGTGCGGATGCTGGTGGTGATGCACGATTTCCATGGCTGGGACATGGCGGCGGTTTGGGAAGACACCAAGTTTGGCTTTCGACACTTTCGCGACATCGAACGACTGGCGATCGTCGGCGAATCGCAATGGGAAAAGTGGATGACGCTTGTTTGCCGTCCCTTCACGATGGCCAAAATCAAGTACTTTGACGCCAGCGAAGTCGATGCGGCTCGAGCGTGGATGGAGCAGGACCATATTCCGCTCAGCCACCAGTGGATTGAGTCCAAGCGGATTCTTGTGCTTCAGCCATCCGATCCGCTCACGTCCAGTGATTTTGAACAGGTGGCTCAGGAAGTCGATCCGATCATTGAAAGCGGCGGACCTCTTGGCGGGTTGATGGTCGAAGCGAAGTCGTTTCCCGGTTGGGCGAACCTATCGTCGATGTTTTCGCATTTCCGATTTATTAAGAACCATCACCACGACATCAAGCGAGTCGCGTTGGTCACCGACGACAGCGTCTTGAGTCACCTGCCGTCGCTAGCCGATCACTTCGTCGCCGCGGAACTGAAGCACTTCGATCACGCCGACAAAGCGACCGCCATGGACTGGCTGGCCGAAGCAGAGCAGGCCACCTAA